In Schistocerca serialis cubense isolate TAMUIC-IGC-003099 chromosome 3, iqSchSeri2.2, whole genome shotgun sequence, the following proteins share a genomic window:
- the LOC126471509 gene encoding sex-regulated protein janus-A-like gives MDRVKGLGVDTECTGGGRIQHDPSAKVIKVYSYSQGFGKADHSKTVEILKTAYPVYNITWSDEGY, from the exons ATGGACAGGGTGAAAGGCCTCGGTGTTGATACCGAGTGCACTGGTGGTGGCAGAATACAGCACGACCCCAGTGCCAAGGTCATCAAAGTATACAGCTACTCACAG GGGTTTGGGAAGGCAGACCACAGCAAGACAGTagaaattctgaagactgcatATCCTGTTTACAACATTACTTGGAGTGATGAAGGATACTGA